One Rhodothermaceae bacterium genomic region harbors:
- a CDS encoding TolC family protein — MTNSVTSFSPQSKGGCCVGAHTSRWVRSFFVVGLLVTVGLVGCSMAPRLEDPLQPLPEEFEAAALADQSAQHYWWHGFGDPYLNQLVDSVIARNLDLRVAVARVAEVQNQFRIARSEQLPSMELAARRDQQDTPSNIGIGGQLGDRFSVPGAPEFPDRFDYTTYSASLGFAYEIDFWGRVRGTKRAALQEFFATQSDVRTVLMGVIGETVATYFEIAARQRTLELTQESVRILTERTEILSDRYERGLVSPLEFHAAQQQLHAAKADLPVLESQLDATRGRLSLLLGSYRMPMDTMLVPESAYTYALEEIPSGLPSDLLQGRPDVVAAFQRLEAARERIGAARAVQFPSFSLTGAAGTQSSTLSDIVKTSQNFWLFGTGLTAPIFNAGRIRANIRVAWAQYEQLALQYEKTVLMAFRDVEAALVNYGKLKERHASLTAAQASAHDRVQIQELRYLRGTGDYLGFLDARRNLVLSEIGLMESRRSLAEARLAVHRSLGGTWIQEGSVLNPETP; from the coding sequence ATGACCAATTCAGTTACTTCCTTCTCCCCACAATCAAAGGGCGGATGTTGTGTCGGAGCACATACATCTCGGTGGGTGCGCTCTTTTTTTGTAGTGGGTTTGCTAGTCACTGTGGGTCTTGTCGGGTGTTCAATGGCACCACGTCTGGAGGACCCGCTGCAGCCACTCCCCGAAGAATTCGAAGCGGCTGCACTTGCTGATCAGAGTGCACAGCACTACTGGTGGCACGGCTTTGGAGATCCATACCTGAATCAGTTAGTGGATTCGGTTATCGCACGAAATCTGGACCTTCGAGTAGCTGTGGCTCGCGTGGCAGAAGTGCAGAATCAATTTCGTATCGCACGGTCTGAGCAGCTTCCGTCCATGGAACTGGCTGCGCGGCGCGATCAGCAGGATACTCCTTCCAATATAGGTATCGGGGGACAGTTAGGGGATCGTTTCAGCGTGCCAGGAGCACCTGAATTTCCCGATCGGTTCGATTATACAACCTATAGTGCCTCACTAGGGTTCGCGTACGAAATAGACTTTTGGGGCCGGGTACGCGGAACGAAGCGCGCAGCACTGCAGGAGTTTTTTGCCACACAATCTGACGTTCGTACGGTACTCATGGGAGTCATCGGGGAGACGGTTGCGACCTATTTTGAGATTGCCGCTCGTCAACGCACCCTCGAATTGACACAGGAAAGCGTACGTATCCTGACTGAACGTACAGAGATCCTGTCTGATCGGTATGAGCGAGGGCTGGTGTCTCCTTTGGAATTCCACGCCGCTCAGCAGCAACTTCATGCTGCAAAAGCCGATCTGCCCGTGCTCGAAAGTCAGTTGGATGCGACCCGAGGGCGACTGAGCCTGCTTCTGGGGAGTTACCGAATGCCGATGGACACCATGCTTGTTCCCGAGAGCGCCTATACTTACGCGTTGGAGGAGATACCGAGCGGATTGCCCTCAGATTTGCTGCAGGGGCGGCCGGATGTAGTTGCGGCATTTCAGCGTTTAGAAGCTGCCCGTGAGCGCATCGGAGCCGCGCGCGCCGTTCAATTCCCCAGTTTTTCACTGACAGGAGCGGCTGGTACGCAGAGCAGCACACTCTCCGATATTGTGAAGACCAGTCAGAACTTCTGGCTTTTTGGCACCGGTTTGACGGCCCCCATATTCAATGCCGGTAGGATCCGAGCAAACATTCGGGTGGCTTGGGCCCAGTACGAACAGTTGGCGCTCCAGTATGAGAAAACCGTGCTCATGGCCTTCCGGGACGTGGAGGCAGCGCTTGTGAACTACGGTAAATTGAAGGAGCGCCATGCGTCCCTTACAGCTGCCCAGGCTTCGGCCCATGACAGAGTTCAAATTCAGGAACTTCGCTATCTTCGGGGAACGGGTGACTATCTAGGCTTTCTGGATGCCCGGCGCAATCTTGTCCTCTCGGAAATAGGATTAATGGAATCCCGCCGCAGCTTAGCCGAAGCCCGCTTAGCGGTACATAGATCCCTTGGCGGGACCTGGATTCAGGAAGGATCAGTTCTCAATCCCGAAACGCCGTAG
- the xth gene encoding exodeoxyribonuclease III, whose protein sequence is MSLPIKLVTWNVNSARARLVRILDFLERHNPDIVCLQEIKATQETFPFSAIEEAGYQAFIHGQPSYNGVAILAREIVEDIRTGLDNEARVISGSVHNLRVVNVYVPNGRRIGMPKHAYKLRWLDTLRKFLDVEREKYKEFILTGDFNVAFDDLDVAHPDSWRDSVLCDPAAREKLNILMDQFSLSDLLRKYARGPGVYTWWDFRTRGFEWNDGVRIDHILATPDLSELSSNAWVDVEERDLERPSDHAPVLMRLFSASQCA, encoded by the coding sequence ATGTCTCTCCCTATTAAACTCGTCACATGGAATGTCAATTCTGCACGTGCCCGACTCGTCAGGATCCTTGATTTCCTTGAGCGACATAATCCGGACATCGTTTGCCTGCAGGAAATCAAAGCCACGCAGGAAACATTCCCCTTTTCTGCCATCGAAGAAGCCGGGTATCAGGCATTCATCCATGGCCAACCCTCCTACAATGGGGTGGCCATTCTTGCCAGAGAAATAGTGGAGGATATCCGAACCGGACTTGACAACGAAGCGCGGGTCATCTCCGGCAGTGTCCATAATCTGCGTGTCGTCAACGTTTATGTACCCAACGGAAGACGAATTGGGATGCCAAAGCATGCCTACAAGCTTCGCTGGCTTGATACCTTGCGTAAATTCTTGGATGTGGAACGGGAGAAATACAAAGAGTTTATCCTGACGGGAGATTTTAATGTCGCTTTTGACGATCTGGATGTCGCCCACCCGGACAGCTGGAGGGATTCTGTCCTGTGCGATCCGGCAGCACGCGAAAAGCTGAATATCCTCATGGACCAGTTTTCGCTCTCGGATCTATTGCGCAAATATGCCAGAGGCCCTGGCGTATACACATGGTGGGATTTTCGTACACGAGGATTTGAATGGAATGACGGGGTACGGATTGACCATATCCTTGCAACCCCTGACCTTTCCGAGCTCAGCAGCAATGCCTGGGTCGATGTCGAAGAGCGTGATCTGGAGCGCCCTTCAGACCACGCACCGGTCCTGATGCGACTTTTCTCGGCCTCTCAGTGTGCTTGA